Proteins from one Mucilaginibacter jinjuensis genomic window:
- a CDS encoding TonB-dependent receptor, with the protein MKKLSLPLLLFLTIACTQQLHAQAPQAQKILKKTVVDHFFSCPLDAMLDTLSMQYKLRFIFEREPLHTMDIVEHFFNESLLDVLKTVCQKNDLHYWVENDGTIYMLQQPDDLDRLKQLNKMDQTLSKVKPKTLDPPKGPPTHFMFSISGRVVDQNTGEALPGAIVAVRNTSLSTATNTNGNFTMLNVPADTCVLEVSFMGYQPDKFRLDDTKIKEQMVLTLFPSMNALSEVVVTDKKKGVMNTDSKKVSVLQLTPAALDKLPNIGERDILRSFQLMPGVSGSNESSSGAYVRGGTPDQNLVTFDGFTVYQVDHLYGFYSAFNPNAVRDVEMYKGGYSAKYGGRLSAVTEIRGKDGNKNELNIGGDISLLSLNLYAETPLNKNSSALVSFRRSYQGPLYDKIFGQFNKSTAIGGGGPGGGRGFMNQTTPSSYFYDLNAKYTYSPSDKNSFSWTYYSGTDHLDNSRDLNFPSFVASYSSDLRMNDYTKSGNVGTSGKWVSTWGKKLFSTTVLSYSQFNSDHNQGTTGTVTDSGTTTNVNNGILEHNRLRDLSLKSDWEWQAGSKYKVLFGAYGSYLNIDYDYTQNDTISLISQHNTGEIAGSYAELEYDPNNKLHIQPGIRETYYSPTGKLYTEPRFNATYHLTDRFNLKVAGGRFYQFTNQVTREDILNGNRTFWTLADGKTMPVSSANHYIAGFNYETKDFLIDVEGYYKQLDGLTQYSIRQQGGEGFRSVGTTATITENYYVGNGWAKGIEVLLQKKVGVYTGWIAYTLAQSKSKFAAYGTDYFPSDQDVRNEFKSINMYHLQRWSFAATWIYSTGKPYTAPLGSYTINTVDGNKQTYLTISDKNGERLPAYHRLDLSATYDLLKISGNKVGSIGFSLFNAYNHTNIWYKQYSIQNNQVVISNVNYLGMTPNITLSLRWK; encoded by the coding sequence ATGAAAAAACTCTCCTTACCCCTATTACTATTTCTAACTATTGCCTGTACGCAACAACTACATGCCCAGGCACCACAAGCTCAAAAAATTTTAAAGAAAACCGTTGTCGACCATTTCTTTTCCTGCCCGCTGGATGCGATGCTCGATACGCTTTCGATGCAGTACAAACTGCGTTTTATTTTTGAGCGCGAACCCCTCCACACTATGGATATTGTGGAGCACTTTTTTAATGAATCGCTGCTTGATGTACTAAAAACCGTTTGCCAGAAAAACGATCTGCATTACTGGGTCGAAAATGATGGCACCATTTACATGCTGCAACAGCCAGATGACCTGGACCGATTGAAACAGCTAAACAAGATGGACCAGACGCTCTCTAAAGTAAAACCCAAAACGCTCGATCCGCCAAAAGGTCCGCCAACGCATTTTATGTTCTCGATCTCGGGGCGTGTAGTGGATCAAAATACGGGCGAAGCTTTGCCGGGAGCCATCGTTGCAGTCCGTAATACCAGTTTGAGCACGGCCACCAACACCAATGGTAACTTTACCATGTTGAATGTACCTGCCGATACCTGCGTACTGGAAGTATCATTTATGGGTTACCAACCCGATAAATTCCGGCTGGATGATACCAAGATCAAAGAGCAAATGGTGCTCACACTTTTCCCGTCCATGAATGCCCTGAGCGAGGTTGTAGTTACCGACAAGAAAAAAGGCGTTATGAACACCGACAGCAAGAAAGTGAGTGTACTGCAATTAACCCCTGCAGCACTGGATAAACTGCCTAACATTGGCGAGCGCGACATCCTCCGCTCTTTCCAACTGATGCCCGGTGTGAGTGGCAGTAACGAATCATCATCCGGAGCCTACGTTCGCGGTGGTACACCCGATCAGAACCTCGTGACCTTTGATGGCTTTACTGTTTACCAGGTAGATCACCTTTATGGTTTCTACAGCGCATTTAACCCTAACGCCGTGCGCGATGTGGAAATGTACAAAGGCGGTTACTCGGCCAAATATGGCGGCAGGTTATCGGCCGTTACCGAGATTCGCGGCAAGGATGGTAACAAAAACGAGCTCAATATTGGTGGCGATATCAGCTTACTGAGCCTTAACCTGTATGCCGAAACCCCGCTGAATAAAAACTCATCGGCGTTGGTCTCTTTCCGCCGGTCGTACCAGGGGCCATTGTATGATAAGATCTTCGGCCAGTTCAACAAAAGTACTGCCATAGGCGGTGGCGGCCCGGGTGGTGGCCGCGGTTTTATGAACCAGACTACCCCTTCATCATACTTTTATGATTTGAATGCCAAGTACACCTACTCACCTTCTGACAAAAATTCGTTCAGCTGGACGTATTACTCGGGTACTGATCACCTGGATAATAGCCGAGATTTAAATTTTCCCTCATTCGTAGCCAGCTACAGCAGCGATTTACGGATGAATGATTATACCAAATCTGGCAACGTGGGTACAAGCGGTAAATGGGTAAGCACCTGGGGTAAAAAACTATTCTCAACCACCGTGCTCAGCTACTCGCAATTTAACAGCGACCATAACCAGGGTACAACAGGTACAGTAACCGATAGCGGTACTACCACCAACGTAAACAACGGCATACTGGAGCATAACCGCCTGCGCGACCTCAGCCTCAAATCTGACTGGGAATGGCAAGCGGGATCTAAGTATAAAGTGTTATTCGGTGCTTATGGTTCTTACCTCAACATCGATTATGATTATACACAGAATGATACCATATCACTTATTAGTCAGCATAATACAGGAGAAATTGCAGGTAGTTATGCCGAATTAGAATACGATCCTAATAACAAGTTGCATATACAACCGGGCATTCGCGAAACCTATTATTCGCCTACAGGAAAGTTATATACCGAGCCCCGGTTTAATGCCACCTATCACCTTACAGACCGCTTTAACCTAAAGGTCGCCGGCGGCCGTTTCTACCAGTTTACTAACCAGGTAACCCGTGAAGATATTTTAAACGGTAACCGTACCTTCTGGACATTGGCCGATGGCAAAACCATGCCGGTAAGCAGCGCCAACCACTACATCGCTGGTTTTAACTACGAAACCAAAGATTTCTTAATTGATGTAGAAGGCTATTATAAACAGTTAGACGGCCTAACCCAATACTCCATCAGGCAACAAGGCGGCGAAGGTTTTAGAAGCGTTGGTACCACCGCAACCATTACCGAAAACTACTATGTAGGTAATGGCTGGGCAAAGGGTATCGAGGTATTATTGCAGAAAAAGGTTGGTGTATACACCGGCTGGATAGCTTATACACTGGCACAATCTAAAAGCAAATTCGCTGCTTATGGTACAGATTATTTCCCGTCTGATCAGGATGTGCGTAACGAGTTTAAATCCATCAACATGTACCACCTGCAGCGCTGGAGCTTTGCTGCTACCTGGATCTACAGTACCGGCAAACCCTACACCGCACCGCTGGGCAGCTACACCATTAACACAGTTGATGGCAACAAGCAGACCTACTTAACCATTAGCGATAAAAACGGAGAGCGTTTACCAGCCTATCACCGCCTCGATCTATCAGCCACTTACGATCTGTTGAAGATTAGCGGCAATAAAGTAGGCAGCATCGGTTTCAGCTTATTTAATGCTTATAATCACACCAATATCTGGTACAAACAATACAGTATACAAAACAACCAAGTGGTAATTTCAAATGTAAACTACTTGGGCATGACACCTAATATAACCCTTAGCTTAAGATGGAAATAA
- a CDS encoding DUF4249 family protein: MEIKIHQMFFTLMILGVLAFSSCTKTSVDTAISNKPVVVGYLIPGQPISVKIYQQKQLTDTATYGAAIKGLALTLSDGSKTVSLTESAAGTYTYADNTFLVTGKTYTLQFSYLNTQVSAQTVMPEKPQNYTATKTTINLPTGTSSSISDSVATTFRWSNPDSVYHVIAFKNDDTAPFQVNSRGNPPVNFTVNVNKTIEYQMLYRSFNYIGIYRAILLSVDKEYINLLNNQSGSSSQNLANIPTNVNNGLGIFTAMQADTIKLTLTQY; encoded by the coding sequence ATGGAAATAAAAATACACCAAATGTTTTTTACCCTGATGATACTTGGCGTGCTGGCTTTTTCATCATGTACTAAAACCTCTGTTGATACCGCAATCAGCAACAAACCTGTGGTTGTCGGTTACTTAATACCGGGCCAGCCTATCAGCGTAAAAATATATCAGCAAAAACAATTAACAGATACCGCTACTTATGGAGCAGCCATAAAAGGCCTTGCGCTTACCCTGTCTGACGGCAGCAAAACAGTATCGCTCACAGAAAGCGCAGCAGGTACTTATACTTACGCCGATAATACCTTTTTGGTGACAGGTAAAACCTATACGCTACAGTTTAGCTACCTAAACACACAGGTATCGGCGCAAACTGTAATGCCAGAGAAACCGCAGAATTACACAGCCACCAAAACCACCATTAACCTGCCAACGGGTACATCATCATCAATTTCAGATTCTGTGGCAACCACTTTCCGCTGGAGCAACCCCGATTCGGTTTACCATGTTATTGCTTTTAAAAATGATGATACGGCACCTTTCCAGGTTAACTCGCGTGGTAACCCGCCTGTAAACTTTACGGTTAACGTAAATAAAACGATAGAGTACCAGATGCTGTACCGCTCGTTTAACTACATCGGTATTTACCGGGCCATATTGCTGAGTGTAGATAAAGAGTACATCAATTTGCTGAATAACCAATCGGGCTCATCATCACAAAACCTGGCCAACATACCCACCAACGTAAACAACGGATTGGGTATTTTTACCGCCATGCAGGCAGATACTATTAAGCTTACGCTTACACAATACTAA
- a CDS encoding TonB-dependent receptor, protein MKRYYLIFIFFIGLINTAFSQQINGTVVDAITHEALQGVMVRIADTSALARPIVVATDRKGKFTINANKPLKFSMVGYVTQIIKPGDRMQVMLQPLSLDLQPVVVTASREKQSRQDAPIAISKINSVQIQDTKATALYQLLNKVAGVYMVDLGNEQHTMAIRQPITYNALYLYMEDGLPIRPTGIFNHNSLYEINMSGVKDIEVIKGPASSLYGSNSVGGAVNFITQSPPSGYAGNVSVQGDNYHYRRVDANGGFTDGKFGLYAGGYVAHQSDGWQDYTNFDKYSGNLKATYDFDNNTKLTAAASYNYLNTQTPGSLDSAHFYNRSYSSNQRFTYRKVEAFRSSLRLDHAWSAKSNTFVTAFFRDNSTAQLPSYYIADVRDANGKYLSSNGQVNDQKFRSYGLLVQHRTDFDFLNSRIIVGAYLDDSPSSYYAQYLNIDKDQANNYYTGFTNTGVYIDDYRIKLFNTAAYAQYEMKPFEALRIVAGLRYDRVHYDFTNGLPPSNTKYKQQEANNFNIVAPKLGFTYNLGANKGFYGNFSVGFQPPETGDLYSSRQLVPLKQATFDNYELGGWFSALNKKMYFELSLFDLEGRNEIISQLLPDNTTQNQNAGATRHRGIEYSVTYAPVQDLTFRFSGTNAIHTYVHYSEVRTNYATNTNYTIVYDGNRMNNAPAWIANSELTYKPHILPGFRISPEWQHINHYFTDPANTKTYSGYDIANLRTGYEFRHSGLKGLGIWFNVLNLTNKLYATTVTSNQYGDTYNAAPPRTYTLGISYAISKY, encoded by the coding sequence ATGAAACGTTATTACCTTATTTTTATATTTTTTATCGGGCTCATCAACACAGCCTTTAGTCAGCAAATAAACGGAACAGTTGTAGATGCAATTACCCACGAAGCTTTGCAAGGTGTAATGGTGCGCATTGCAGATACTTCAGCTTTAGCACGCCCAATTGTGGTGGCTACAGACCGCAAAGGCAAATTTACCATCAACGCCAATAAGCCATTGAAGTTTAGCATGGTTGGTTACGTGACACAGATCATTAAACCAGGTGACCGTATGCAGGTTATGCTACAACCATTATCGTTAGATTTGCAGCCGGTTGTGGTAACTGCCAGCCGCGAAAAGCAATCCCGCCAGGATGCGCCGATTGCCATTAGTAAAATTAACTCCGTGCAAATTCAGGACACCAAAGCTACCGCACTTTACCAGTTATTAAACAAGGTAGCAGGCGTGTACATGGTTGACTTGGGCAACGAGCAGCATACTATGGCTATCCGTCAGCCTATTACTTACAACGCCTTGTATTTATATATGGAAGATGGTTTGCCGATTCGCCCAACGGGGATCTTTAACCATAATTCACTGTATGAGATCAACATGTCGGGTGTAAAAGATATCGAGGTTATTAAAGGCCCTGCATCATCACTGTACGGCAGTAACTCTGTTGGCGGTGCGGTTAATTTTATCACCCAAAGTCCGCCGTCTGGTTATGCAGGCAATGTATCAGTTCAGGGCGATAACTATCATTACCGCCGTGTGGATGCTAATGGTGGTTTTACCGATGGCAAGTTCGGTTTATATGCCGGTGGCTACGTAGCCCATCAAAGCGACGGCTGGCAGGATTATACCAACTTCGATAAGTACTCGGGCAACTTAAAAGCCACTTACGATTTTGATAACAATACCAAGTTAACTGCTGCCGCATCATACAATTATTTGAACACCCAAACGCCGGGCAGCTTAGATAGTGCACATTTTTATAACCGCAGCTATAGCAGTAACCAAAGGTTTACCTACAGAAAGGTAGAAGCTTTCCGCAGCAGCTTACGTTTGGACCATGCCTGGAGTGCCAAGAGCAATACCTTTGTAACGGCTTTCTTCAGGGATAACTCAACTGCACAATTACCCAGTTATTATATTGCCGATGTGCGTGATGCTAACGGTAAATATCTAAGCTCGAACGGACAGGTTAACGATCAAAAGTTTCGCAGCTATGGTTTACTGGTTCAACATCGTACCGATTTCGATTTCTTGAACTCGCGTATTATTGTGGGTGCTTACCTTGATGACAGCCCGAGCTCGTACTATGCGCAGTACCTGAACATTGATAAAGATCAGGCTAATAACTATTACACCGGCTTTACCAATACAGGTGTTTATATCGATGATTATCGTATCAAATTATTCAATACTGCGGCTTATGCGCAGTACGAAATGAAACCCTTCGAAGCATTACGCATTGTGGCCGGCTTACGTTACGATAGGGTACATTACGATTTTACTAATGGATTGCCACCGAGCAACACCAAGTACAAACAACAGGAAGCCAACAACTTTAACATTGTAGCGCCAAAGCTTGGTTTCACTTATAACCTGGGAGCTAACAAAGGTTTTTACGGAAACTTCAGCGTAGGTTTCCAACCACCAGAGACGGGAGATTTATACAGCTCTCGCCAGTTAGTACCGCTTAAGCAAGCCACGTTTGATAATTATGAACTGGGCGGCTGGTTCTCGGCCCTGAACAAAAAGATGTATTTCGAACTGAGCTTGTTTGATCTGGAAGGTAGGAACGAGATCATCAGTCAGCTATTGCCGGATAACACTACGCAGAACCAAAACGCAGGTGCAACACGCCACCGCGGTATCGAGTATTCGGTTACTTATGCTCCTGTGCAGGATTTGACCTTCCGTTTTAGCGGTACCAATGCCATACATACCTATGTGCATTACAGCGAGGTGCGCACCAATTATGCAACCAACACCAATTACACCATTGTGTACGATGGTAACCGCATGAACAATGCCCCTGCCTGGATTGCCAACAGTGAGCTGACATACAAACCGCACATTTTACCGGGCTTCCGTATTTCACCAGAGTGGCAGCACATTAATCACTACTTTACAGATCCAGCTAATACCAAAACTTACAGCGGCTATGATATTGCCAACCTGCGCACAGGTTATGAATTTAGGCATAGCGGTCTGAAAGGTTTAGGTATCTGGTTTAATGTGTTGAACCTAACCAATAAACTTTACGCCACAACAGTAACCAGCAACCAATATGGCGATACCTATAATGCCGCGCCGCCGCGCACGTATACTTTGGGTATCAGTTACGCTATTTCAAAATATTAA
- a CDS encoding heavy metal-binding domain-containing protein has protein sequence MKRLVIILAVVLAGCAQPAPKKQTAAKCKYTCVMDKDVCSEKPGVCPKCGMRLVEKEEEK, from the coding sequence ATGAAAAGATTAGTAATCATTTTAGCGGTTGTGTTAGCCGGATGCGCACAACCTGCACCGAAAAAGCAAACCGCAGCCAAGTGTAAATACACCTGCGTAATGGATAAAGATGTTTGTTCCGAAAAGCCAGGCGTTTGCCCTAAGTGTGGGATGAGGTTAGTGGAGAAGGAGGAGGAGAAGTAG
- a CDS encoding PepSY-associated TM helix domain-containing protein: MMESKLKNKLRKNFYQLHRMVGLIALVPVICWTLSGLSHPFMSNWFRPFIPQEVFKPLTQDKMQPKLSVQQVMDQNHLGQIRNFGLVNFNNSTWYQVLLKDSTYKYYSATNGSLFPDGDQAYAVYLTRFFTEDSISPVKRIRLQTKFDSEYQPINHLLPVWKVQLNRPDGMTIYVETGQSRLATFNNNTRKIMLGLFEEFHTWQFLGEAGGEKLRIIVLTCIIGLLFVSLLTGVTVYGLFWKRFKEIAQKRKAKGGEDKRFVHRFHRQLGLIVSFVMLTFVISAAFHLLVKLHNLKPESKPFEQRINRNELVQSNLNLPVADSVIRKVSVIKFNNHVYYQVLKKNKQMDYVDVQNGELLKDGDQQLAISLAGYYRAIDGRSSSKPDSVTLIKQFNNDYGFNNKRLPVEQVSYKGENWYVETATAKLSTKTAGIDRAEGLSFIFLHKYFGMTWAGKDIRDIVTMLAALGILVASLFGFAAFIKNN; encoded by the coding sequence ATGATGGAAAGTAAATTGAAAAACAAACTGCGTAAAAACTTCTATCAGCTGCACCGCATGGTAGGGCTCATTGCCTTAGTACCGGTGATCTGCTGGACGCTGAGTGGTTTGTCGCACCCCTTTATGTCGAACTGGTTTAGGCCATTTATTCCTCAGGAGGTATTTAAACCACTAACGCAGGATAAAATGCAGCCTAAACTATCCGTTCAGCAAGTGATGGATCAAAACCATTTGGGACAGATCCGCAATTTTGGTTTGGTTAATTTTAATAACAGCACCTGGTATCAGGTGCTGTTAAAAGATAGTACGTACAAATATTATTCGGCCACTAATGGATCATTATTTCCGGATGGGGATCAGGCTTATGCTGTTTATTTGACGCGATTTTTTACCGAAGATTCGATCTCGCCAGTTAAACGGATCAGGCTGCAAACCAAATTTGATAGCGAATATCAGCCCATTAATCACCTGTTACCAGTCTGGAAAGTTCAGTTAAACCGGCCCGATGGTATGACCATTTATGTAGAAACAGGTCAGAGTCGCCTGGCCACCTTCAACAATAATACCCGCAAAATTATGCTGGGCTTGTTCGAAGAGTTTCATACCTGGCAATTTTTGGGCGAAGCCGGTGGTGAAAAACTGCGGATCATTGTGCTAACCTGTATAATCGGTCTATTATTTGTTTCATTACTGACAGGTGTAACCGTTTACGGCTTATTTTGGAAACGGTTTAAAGAGATCGCCCAAAAACGTAAAGCTAAAGGAGGGGAGGACAAACGTTTTGTACACCGTTTCCATCGCCAGCTGGGGCTGATTGTTTCTTTTGTGATGCTCACGTTTGTTATAAGTGCCGCTTTTCACTTATTGGTTAAACTGCATAATTTGAAGCCAGAGAGTAAGCCATTTGAGCAGCGGATTAATCGTAACGAGTTGGTACAGTCTAACCTGAATTTGCCTGTAGCGGATAGTGTAATCCGCAAAGTATCTGTTATCAAATTCAACAACCATGTTTATTATCAGGTATTGAAAAAGAATAAGCAGATGGATTATGTGGATGTACAAAATGGTGAATTGTTAAAAGATGGCGATCAGCAATTGGCTATTTCACTGGCTGGTTATTATCGGGCTATTGATGGTCGGTCATCTTCAAAACCTGATTCTGTAACGCTGATTAAACAGTTTAACAACGATTACGGCTTCAACAACAAACGCCTCCCGGTAGAACAGGTGAGTTATAAAGGCGAAAACTGGTATGTAGAAACAGCTACAGCCAAACTATCAACCAAAACCGCCGGGATTGACAGGGCTGAGGGCTTATCCTTCATTTTCCTCCACAAATATTTCGGGATGACTTGGGCAGGCAAAGATATCCGCGACATTGTAACCATGTTGGCCGCCTTGGGGATTCTCGTAGCATCTTTATTCGGTTTTGCAGCCTTCATCAAAAACAATTAA
- a CDS encoding APC family permease has protein sequence MNENHQLERGLSLTQATAINMIDMVGIGPFITIPFIVGAMKGPQCIIAWLVGALLAIMDGSIWAEMGAKWPQAGGSYVFLQNLYGKWGKMFAFLFIWQTTIQAPLVIASGAIGFSQYLTYLVNLTGWEQKVVSGALVILLVLLLYRNIKTVGKISVILWIITGGTFIWLIASGFNGFNSKQAFTVSKDAWDLTPLFFVGLGQASLKTAYSFLGYYNVCQLGGEIKNPERNIPRAIFISIAGIAVLYLGMQIMMLGILPWQQVAKSDFPISLYFQHIYNNGVAKFATGLILIIALSSLFSVTLGYSRVPYAAAIDGNFFPIFGKIHPTKKFPHVSLLFLGAFAFVFSLLFKMKEIITAIVTMRIIIQFLGQAFGVIWWHYHKPKDARPYKMWLFPIPAIIAIIVWLFILLTSPLFYIATAGGIILTGLIIYFFWQRRAGKPLPIDIVS, from the coding sequence ATGAACGAAAATCACCAGCTCGAGCGTGGCTTGTCGCTCACCCAGGCAACAGCCATTAACATGATCGATATGGTGGGTATTGGTCCCTTTATTACCATACCATTTATTGTGGGTGCCATGAAGGGGCCACAGTGTATTATTGCCTGGTTGGTAGGCGCATTACTGGCTATTATGGATGGTTCCATTTGGGCAGAAATGGGAGCTAAGTGGCCTCAGGCCGGTGGCAGCTATGTTTTCCTGCAAAACCTGTATGGCAAATGGGGTAAAATGTTCGCCTTTCTGTTTATCTGGCAAACTACCATACAGGCGCCTTTGGTTATAGCCAGCGGTGCTATCGGCTTTTCCCAGTATCTTACTTACCTCGTAAATTTAACCGGTTGGGAACAGAAAGTGGTGAGTGGAGCATTGGTAATACTATTGGTGCTGCTTCTATACAGAAACATTAAAACGGTAGGTAAAATCTCAGTTATACTTTGGATTATTACCGGCGGTACATTTATCTGGCTTATTGCATCAGGATTTAACGGTTTTAACAGTAAGCAGGCTTTTACAGTAAGTAAAGATGCCTGGGATCTTACACCCTTATTTTTTGTAGGCTTAGGCCAGGCCTCGCTTAAAACGGCTTACTCATTTTTGGGCTACTACAATGTTTGCCAGTTAGGCGGCGAGATTAAAAACCCCGAGCGTAATATCCCGAGGGCTATCTTTATCTCTATTGCCGGTATTGCAGTACTTTATCTGGGTATGCAAATTATGATGCTGGGTATATTGCCCTGGCAGCAGGTAGCTAAATCAGATTTTCCCATTAGTTTGTACTTTCAGCATATATACAACAACGGTGTCGCTAAATTTGCCACTGGGCTTATTCTTATCATTGCTTTATCGTCTCTCTTCTCGGTAACACTGGGATACTCGCGTGTGCCTTATGCTGCAGCTATCGATGGTAACTTCTTTCCGATCTTTGGTAAGATACATCCAACCAAAAAGTTTCCACACGTTTCGTTATTATTCCTGGGGGCCTTCGCCTTTGTGTTTAGCCTGCTATTTAAAATGAAGGAGATCATTACCGCCATTGTAACTATGCGTATTATTATCCAGTTTTTAGGGCAGGCATTCGGGGTAATCTGGTGGCATTATCACAAACCTAAAGATGCAAGGCCTTACAAAATGTGGCTGTTTCCAATACCTGCTATTATTGCCATCATTGTATGGTTATTCATCCTGTTAACCAGTCCGTTGTTTTACATTGCTACAGCTGGGGGGATAATTTTAACCGGGTTAATTATCTATTTCTTTTGGCAGCGTAGAGCGGGTAAGCCATTGCCGATAGACATTGTTTCGTAA
- a CDS encoding zinc dependent phospholipase C family protein: MLRVLSRSLFLIFFCTCISITSVSAYAILAHEAIVDACWNKDIKPMLKERFPMATDSDIQVAHSYVYGGAMIPDMGYLPMGSAYFSDLMHYVRSGYMIQNLLSEAQTLNEYAFALGALSHYLADEYGHSRATNRTVPTVYKDLRKKYGNYITYGDDHVSHSRIEFSYDVLQIARGNYNSDSYHEFIGFNVSKPVLERAFLKTYGERLDDVFGNFEGSVSTFRWGVKNLMPTLVKKTWKSEKDSILKRQPGMTEKKFKYKMKKREYHQEFGKGESKPGFWANTLSWIINALPKIGPLKTLKYVDPGKDGEKFFIHSFDTILVCYKQDLQAVRDHTLYLKDIDFDTGRPTQIGEYALADQTYADWLISLQKKNFQYLNPALKEHLLNYYVDPQNIPASKKFPINCDDVETALAALKVAPTVTDTARVAGGR; this comes from the coding sequence ATGCTACGCGTACTCAGCCGGTCTTTATTTCTAATATTTTTCTGCACTTGCATCAGTATAACATCTGTAAGCGCCTATGCCATACTGGCCCACGAAGCTATTGTTGATGCCTGCTGGAATAAAGACATCAAACCCATGCTTAAAGAGCGGTTCCCGATGGCTACCGACTCTGATATACAAGTGGCCCACTCTTATGTATACGGTGGCGCCATGATCCCCGATATGGGTTATCTCCCCATGGGAAGCGCCTATTTTAGCGACCTGATGCATTATGTACGCAGCGGTTACATGATCCAGAATTTACTCAGCGAAGCCCAAACCCTCAACGAATACGCTTTTGCACTCGGTGCATTATCGCATTATCTGGCTGATGAGTACGGCCATTCGAGGGCTACAAACCGTACTGTGCCTACCGTTTACAAAGACCTCCGCAAAAAGTACGGCAATTATATTACCTATGGTGATGATCATGTTTCGCACAGCAGGATAGAGTTTTCGTACGATGTATTGCAGATTGCACGCGGTAATTACAACAGCGATTCGTACCATGAGTTTATTGGCTTTAATGTTTCTAAACCTGTACTGGAACGGGCTTTTCTGAAAACCTATGGCGAACGGCTCGATGATGTGTTCGGTAATTTCGAAGGCAGCGTATCTACCTTTAGATGGGGCGTTAAAAACCTGATGCCTACCTTGGTTAAGAAGACCTGGAAATCTGAAAAAGACAGTATCCTGAAACGCCAGCCAGGCATGACCGAGAAGAAGTTCAAATACAAAATGAAGAAACGGGAATATCACCAGGAATTTGGTAAAGGTGAATCAAAACCCGGTTTCTGGGCTAATACATTGAGCTGGATTATCAACGCACTACCAAAGATCGGCCCGCTTAAAACGCTAAAATATGTAGACCCTGGCAAGGATGGAGAGAAGTTTTTTATCCATAGTTTTGATACCATACTGGTTTGCTACAAACAGGACCTACAAGCCGTGCGCGACCATACCCTTTACCTCAAAGACATAGATTTTGATACCGGCCGACCAACCCAGATAGGTGAATATGCACTCGCTGATCAAACCTATGCCGATTGGCTCATCAGCTTGCAGAAAAAGAATTTTCAATACTTGAATCCGGCTTTGAAAGAGCATTTGCTCAACTACTATGTCGACCCGCAGAATATACCGGCATCTAAAAAGTTCCCCATTAATTGTGATGATGTGGAAACGGCATTGGCGGCTTTGAAGGTTGCGCCTACTGTAACTGATACTGCAAGGGTTGCGGGGGGAAGATAA